The Merismopedia glauca CCAP 1448/3 genomic interval AATTGGATATCGTTCGTTAATCTATTCGGGTAAAGATCGAATTCACTTTTACCTCAAACCAGATGCGATCATTTTTGTCAAAAGTTTTACTCCTCACGATCTGAATTTAGCTCAAACAGCTAGTCAATTGGGAATTCCTATTATTCTCGATATTTGTGACAATATTTTGGCAGATGACTATGGGTTTCAGTCTACTATTAAACCTCAAGAATTTTTTATAGAAATGTCACAATTAGCATCAGTAATTGTGACTACAGGAGAAGCTCTAAAAATTGCCATAGAGAATAAACTGAATATCTCAACTCCTATCCTGATTATTCCTGATGGCAATGAAACCATTCTGGATTTTGACGAATATAATCTTATGATTAAAGCCAATATTTATTGGAAAAGAATTATTTATATTTTTGACCCACATTTTCTTGTAGAAAAAACTCAAGGAACATATAAAAAATTTTCTCAAAAGATTAGTAAAAGTACAATTAATAAGTTTAAATTAGCTCGGAAAACTCTTAAAAAAATTATCAATAAATTTAAATTCAAGATTAAAAAAATTTACTTTTATCTCAATAAATCTCCCCTAGAAGATGCGATCGCTTACGAAGTTAGTGGACAAGATACAATAATTAGTGCTGAGCCAACTACACAAGATTTAATTCCCGATTGTTCAGTTGAACAGCCTTTGGGGTTCAAGTTAGTTTCTGCATCCCAACCAGAAACAAGCAACTTTCAGATCGATCCCCAAGAAAGCCACCAACAATTAAAGCAAATTATTTGGTTTGGGAATCATGGTGTCAAACCCGGAATAGGAATGTTGGCTTTATTAAATATCAAAGACGATCTCTGGGAAATATCTCAACAAGTGAATTTTTGTCTGCATATTGTGAGTGATAACTACGAAAAATATTGTCAATACATTAAGCCTTTACCTTTTCCGACTCGCTACACACCTTGGGATTTTTTTGTGAGTCGTGAATGTATTTCTCAAAGTGATGTGACAATTATTCCCACTTCTGTAGATCCTTTCAATGTTTGTAAATCAGCTAATCGTGCAGTTTTATCTTTATCATTGGGAGTTCCTGTTGTAGCTACGAAAACTCCAGCACTGATACCATTTCAAGATTGCTCGATCCTAGATGATTGGAAAAGTGGAATACTTTCCTATTTAACCAATCCTGAATTAGTCGATCGCCATATAGCCAAGGCTCAAGAGATTATTAGTCAGGATTATAGTGGAGAAGCGATCGCTCGCCAATGGGCTGATGCGATCAATCTGGTTATTGCAGGAAAAATATGAAAAGCTGGAGACAATTTTGGTGGCGAAAACCAACTGTATTAGCCTTTATCGATCTGATTCAAGATCTAGATGTTTTGTTGCCTTTGTTAATCGCATCTAAGACGAGAGAAGATCTATGTTTTAAAGTGTGTGTAACTGATTGGGTAATCGAGCATTCTCCACGAGTCAAAAATATTTTAGAATCCCTCAAAATAGACTATTTCATAGTTGTACGTCGGGCTGTCAAAATGGGTTTGCAACCTAGTTTAAAAGGAATCAAAGCTATGATAACGGCGGCTGAAACTACGGCTGGACCTCATGTATGTGCCCATAACTTAACGAAAAGATGCGATCGCGAGGGAATTTTAACTTATACTTTGCAGCACGGTTTTGAAAATATTGGTTTAACTTATTTTGATGAAATTCATAGTGCCGAATCAATCCATTTTGCAGCGCAAAAAATTTTGATTTGGGGAGATTTAAACACCCTTTCTCCTCAAGTATTACCCGAAACCAAATCTCGCTGCATTCCGGTTGGTTGTTTTAAAGAAATTAGTTTGGTTACATCTGGAGTGAAAATACCAGGACAACGGGATGATGAAGCTATTTGGCAAAATCTGGCTGTTAAAAGAGATTATCTAGTTGCTATCTTTGAAAATTTACATTGGCATCGTTACAGTGATGAATATCGATCTCGTTTTTTAGCAGATCTAGAAAAAACAGCCAATCTATTTCCAGATATAACTTTTTTAATCAAACCCCATCATGCCGGACAATGGCTGACAGATCGCTACCAAGGACAAATCCCTAATCCAGAAAATTTAATTATTGCCGATCCCAAAAACCCTCGCTGGGAAGGTTTTACCGCACCTGCTATTATTCATGTAGCCGATGGAGCAATCACAACGCCTTCCACTGTCGCTTTAGATGCAGCACAAAGTAATTGTCCAGTAGCGGCGATCGCTTATGGGTTAGAATTGCCAAACTATGAACCTCTTTCAATTATTAATTCTTTAGAAGACTGGATTGCTTTTATCAACAGCTTGCAAACTCCTGAAACTAGATTAATTCTTCAAAAGCAAGCAAGTGACTTTATTTGTCAAAATATCGTACCTGGTGATGCTGTAGAGCGAGTTTTGAGGATCATTTCTACAGATATCCACACTAAACCCTAACTATATCCGTTAATTTGCATGAATCATCAATCTTTACCTCAGCGTTTTTTAATCACAGGTGGCGCTGGTTTTATTGGTAGCAAGCTAGTTCTGGATTTAGCCAAAGATTCAGCAGCAAAGATCTGGATTTTAGATAGTCTCAACCCACAAGTACATGGCGAGAATCCCCCGTCTCCCATTTTTCCTGCTAATGTCACCTTCGTGCAAGGGGATATTCGCGATCGCCACACGGTTAACGAAGTCATTAGTCAAGCACAACCTGACGTTATCGTGCATATGGCAGCCGAAACAGGCACGGGTCAATCAATGGATGAAATTGCTCGTTATTGCGAAGTTAATGTTACGGGTACGGCAATTCTACTGGAAGCTATCAAACAGAAAACTAAACATCTAACCCGTCTGATTCTACCTTCATCGCGAGCAGTTTATGGCGAGGGACCTTATTTAGACCTTCAAACTCAAACTGCGATCGTTCCTCCCGCACGTAGCGTTGCAGCAATGCAGGCTGGTTGTTTTATTCCGGCTACAACAGATGGAAATCTGCTGCAAGCTATACCGACATCTGAAGACATTCACCCCGCACCAGCCTCTATTTATGCCTCTACTAAGCTGATGCAGGAATATTTAGTTACCCAAGCTGGTATTGATGCTTCTTGGAAAGCGACTATTTTGCGATTGCAGAACGTTTATGGACCAGGACAATCTCTTAAAAATCCTTATACTGGGGTTTTATCTATCTTTTCTAGCCAAATTTTGGCAGGTAAAATCATTAATATCTATGAAGATGGTAATATCGTGCGAGATTTTGTTTTTATCGATGATATTATCAAAGCCTTTAAATTAGCTTGTCAAACTTCATTGCCACATGGAACAATCGTTAACATTGGTAGCGGTCAACCAACAACTATTTTGGCAGTCGCTCAAATTTTACTCGATCTGTTTGGTAAGTCTCTTGATGCCTATGAGATCACAGGAGATTTTCGCGTTGGCGACATCCGCCATGCGGTTGCTGATATTAGTAAAGCCAAGAAATTACTTGGTTGGGAACCAGAATTTAGCTTAAGACAAGGGTTAGAACTATTAACTGATTGGTGCGCGCGATAAATTTATGCAAGTCTTGGAGTCAACAAATTTTGGAGTGAAAAAATGAGTGAAAAAGTTAGAGTATTTGTGGGAACAGATCGATCGCAATTGCTAGCAGTTAAAATTCTGGAGCATTCTATTAAACGGAATACTACACTTGATGTGGAAGTAATTCCGATGCAAGATTTACCAATTAGACAGCCTCAAGATCCTAGAAATTCCCAAAGAACAGGTTTTTCTTTTAGTCGTTTCTGCATTCCTAAACTAGCTGGATATCGGGGGAAAGCTATCTATTTAGATGCAGATATGTTGGTGTTTAAAGATATTGAATCTCTCTGGAATATTCCATTTGATGGTGCTAAAGTCATTATTCAAGAAAACATTCCAGCCGATAAACAAACTACTGATAAAATAGGCGCTCCTCAAGAAAGAGTCAAGCAATGTTCGGTGATGATTTTAGATTGCGATCGCCTAGAGTGGGATATAGACCAAATTATTGATGGTTTAGATCGGGGACAATACGATTATGACGATTTGATGAAAAATCTGTGTATTTTAAAGGAAAGTGAGATCAAATATGGAGTTCCGTTTAAATGGAATAGTTTAGAGTATTACGATCGCGAAACTTGTTTGATTCACTACACAGATATGTATACTCAACCCTGGATATCTACCGAAAACAAAAATGGTTATCTTTGGATTAATGAAGTCAGAAGGATGCTGAAAGATGGAAGTTTGACAATGGCAGATGTAGAGAAAGAAATTGGATTGAGTTATTTCCGTCCCTCACTAATTAGAGATATTAAATATCTACATTTAATCCCAGATTTTGGTCAAAAAACCTATCAAAATGCCAATAAAAATCTCGACAAACAGAAAAAATTTGTAGGTCACAAAGAAGTTTATGCCAATAAAAGAAGAAGAATGCAAGCTATTGCAGACTACGAGCGATCGCTAGCCAATATTCCCCAAGTTTAATCAATATGATTTTGAAAAAAGTCTTCAATATTTTTGCCCAAAAACCTCAGAGTAAATTGATAGATAACCTAGAGTTTTCGTTTTCAAAATCCTCTTCCCCCAACCGATTACTCATTTTTGTCGAAAATATCAATGCTACTTACTATTTAAGTTTTCATTACGTTCTCCAGTTGCTTTACCAACAAGATAGAGTTAACTTTTTTGTGGTTTCCAGTAATACTATAGAAAAAAACTGTAATGATGCAGAATCAGATATTACGGCTTTATTAAATCAAATTAAACCAACAGTTGTCATTCTGAGCCGTTATGGTCTTCCGTATGGCAAATTAATCCAAAATAAATGTCAATTACAGAAAATTCCGACAATTTATCATATTGATGATAATCTGTTAGAAATACCTTTGTCTTTAGGAGCAGGAATCCAGAAACAACACGGTAATAGTGCAGTCATTGAAGAACGAGAATATTTACTAGCTAATACCGATTTAATATATACTTCAACTCAGTATTTAGGGGAAAAATTAAACCAGCGTTTCCCCAACCAAAAAGTTTATTATGGCATTTATGCTCCTTATTTAGCATCTTTCATTGAAGTCAAAAAATCCGCAGCCATAGATCTGAAAAAAACTTTTAAATTTGGCTACATGGGGTCTAAAGGACATCGCCAAGATCTAGAAATGATTTCAGGGGCGATCGCCCAGATTATGATTGATTATCCTGATGTTATTTTTGAAACTTTTGGCACAATTACTGTACCCGATAAATTAAAGGTTTTTGGCAATCGAATTGTTTCTCATAACGTTAAAGTCAACTACGAGCAATTTCTGCAATATCTTTACGAACTAGATTGGGATTTAGGATTAGCACCGTTAGAAAATACTGAATTTAATAAATGCAAAGCCCCTACTAAATATATAGAATACACGGCTTGTCAAATTCCTACTTTAGCGAGTAACTTCCCAGTTTATAATCAGTTTGCTGATGGTCAAGAAATTGTATTGGCCCAAAGCGATCGCTGGTACGAAAAAATCAAATCTTTAATAGACAATCCTCAGCGAAAATCTTCGCTATTAGAAAATGCTCAAAAAAGGTGCGATGAACAATTTAATTTAAAAGTCTTGGAGCAACAAATTGGAGAAGTAGTTTCTATCATAAAATCTCAATAGTAATAGTAACCACAATTCAATTTAAATGTTATTTAATTCCCTAGAGTTTTTTCTACTATTAATAATAACCCTCCTTCTATATTGGCAGTCATCAAGTCTTTATTGGCGACAAAACATATTACTGATTTCAAGTTTTATATTTTATGCTTCTTGGTCCACTCCTTATTTAATTTTATTTTTATTACTTATCGTCATTGCCTATTTTTTGGGTCTGAAAATTTCCCAACGAAATCAGCAAAGATGGCTGAGCGCGAGTGTCATTTTCTTTCTTAGCATTCTGGCTATATTTAAATATACTAACTTTGGTCTGGCACTAATTCAAAATGTGGTGAAATCATTAGGAATAGATATCCCAATATCACCACTAGTAATTCAACTTCCTCTGGGTATTTCTTTCATTGTTTTTGAATTTATTGCTTATTTGGTAGATGTTCGCCGCCAGACTACTTCTTCAGAAAAAAGTCTCCGACTATTTACCTTATTTATCATGCTATTCCCGCACTTAATTGCTGGACCAATTTGTCGTAGTAACCAACTGATTCCTCAACTCAAAATTAAAATCCCTTTCAATTTTCATCAGTTTACTGGTGGAATAGTTTTATTAATGGCTGGACTGCTCCTCAAAGTTGGGATAGCTGATGGTATTGCGCCCTTTGTAGATTCAGTTTTTAGCTCATCTCAAGAAGTTGAAAGAGGAAGTATATTACTGGGAACATTAGGATTTGGGGTTCAGGTCTTCTGCGATTTTTGGGGTTATTCGACAATGGCAGTCGGAGCCGCTCAATTATTTGGAATTGATATCCCAATTAATTTTAATTTACCTTATCTTGCTACTAGTTTAAGAGAGTTTTGGCGACGCTGGCACATAACTTTATCAACTTGGTTGCGCGATTATCTATACATTCCCCTAGGTGGTTCGAGACAAGGAAACTGGCAAACAGCCCGCAATCTTATGATAACAATGGGATTATGTGGACTTTGGCATGGAGCCGGAATTAACTTTATTATTTGGGGTCTACTTCATGGTTTTTATTTAGTCTTAGAAAGAGGTTGTATTCATCTTTTTAAACCTATAAAGAAAAGCTTTGGAGGCAAAGCAATAGGGTTAATCTGGGTTCCCTTTGGCTGGTTAATTACGATCGGGTTTGTTTCTGTGACTTGGATATTTTTTAGAGCTAAAACTATAGAAGACTCGTTTTCCATGTTAGGGACATTGTTTAACCCAACTAGTGCGATCGATCTTAAATCAGCACCCACCAGTTTCTATATTTTGTTGCTGGCTTTCATCTGCTTGCATATTCCCCTTAGCAAACTGATCGATTTGATGCAAACTGATAAAATTAGCATCAATTGGCGAATTGTAGCGGCAGGTTGGTTGCTAGTGCTATCTATTGTGATGTCAGCAGGAGAGAGTGTACAATTTATCTATTTTGAATTTTAAACTTGATGGGGCTAAAGCTAATCCATCTCAAAGGCGATCGCCTCTTTTACTCAGGAGATATTAATTATGAATACTGTTATTAATCACGATGAAATTCGTCAAGGTCTGATGAAATTAGAGCCAAGTATTCCTTGGGCACATTATTTCAATTTTGGGCACGGGATTGAAACAGTGACACCAGAATCAGAACAATTTTATAATAAGGCAATTGGTTTGGGAAAATTGGCTGATTTACTAGTAGAAACTATCCCGCTCAATTGTCGCCGTGGAACCTTAAAAGGACTGCGAATGCTCGATCTAGCCTCAGCAGAAGGAGCGCATTCTATCCAATTAGCCAAGGAAGGTGCAGAAGTTTTAGGAGTTGAAGGTCGTCAACTATATGTAGATCGAGCTAAGTTTGCCGCTCAAGTTTTGGGAGTAGAAAAAGCCTCTTTTCAACAAGGAGATGTTCGCCAAGTTAATCCATTGGCGATCGGAACCTTTGAATTTGTCTTATTTTCTGGAATACTTCATCATCTGGGTCAAAATGATTTTGAGGAAATGATTGAGACACTTGCTAGTTTAACTGAAGATACTCTCTTACTTTATACCCATGTCAGTACTCCAGAATCTATAGAAAGATTTCGCCTCCAAGGACCAGTCAAAACAGCCAATGGCTATGAAGGATATTTATTCCGCGAACATAAAGATAACGCCAGCGAACAAGAACGCTACCAAAAAGTTCGGGCTTCCCTCGATAATACTTTCTCTTTTTGGGCAACTGAGAAGTCTCTGATCGAAGCTGTAAATAAGGCTGGATTTAAGTGTATTTCTAAACTACTACAACCTCATTTATTTAATTGGGATGCTGCCTCTTATCGACTGATTATTATTGCTCGAAAATAAACAAGCAAAATGAAAATTTTGAGGAAAAATTCTTGGTTAACTGTTGTTGTTAGCTTAGGACTACCACTAATTATTTTGGAAATCTGGGTGAATTGCTACTTATTCAACTACGTATCTTACACAAATAGCAAAAATATGGACCCCCAGATGGCATATTTTGCAGCCCGAAATGATTGGGAGTTAGTTGTACTAGGTAGTTCTGAAGTGAAATGGGGCATCGATCCATCCCAGATAGAGCAATCAATGGCAGCTAAAGGGGTCAAATTTTCTGGGTTTAATCTTGGCTTTGACGGTTTCAATGAGAATTTTTACTTATCAATTTTGCCTTCCCTCAAACTACCCCATCGCCTACCAAAACTTAAGGTTGTGCTAGTTGGAATTAATTTAGTTGAAGAAAAACAGATTTTACCCCAGAGTTTTAATGAAGGTTTCCCTTGCGATGGAATTTTACAACGGGCAGTTTTGAAATCTGATTTTGCTAAAGACTACGATCTAGAACATTTGTGCAATTCAACTGATTGGACGCAACCTTTAGTCAAAGAAGCGGAGAAAATCAGCGCGATTGTACGCTATCGGCGATCGCTGCGGACTCTATTGTTAAGCTATCAAGATTCTAGAGAACTGATTGGAGAAATTAGTAATGGACTAAAACAGTATCCTAACGGTTTTCATGCCCATAAATCAGCTAAAGACAATTGGGCGAGTTTTGAGGAAGATTACCACCGTTTTTTAGCCGAGAAAAAAACGCAGCCGCAGAATTTTAGGCTAATGAAATCGGATGCTTGGTCAAAATTGCTGGAAAAAGGGGGATTTTTTGAGGGTTGGGCTGATTATTTCTTAGACTATAACATCCTACCCGTCTTTTTTGCTCTACCGACTAACCCCCTCATGATCGACGATAGGCACAGACGAGAAGATTATCAGCGTAATAGTCAACTGATGACACAATGGGCTAAGCAGCACCAGGTAGTGTATCTAGATCTAGGAATTTGCGATCGCTATGATGACTATATTGACTATAGCGATCATCGGCACTTGAGCGAGATTGGAGCCATCCGCTATTCTCGCGAACTAGGAACAGCCCTAGCAGGCAATACAAAGGTTGTACAAGCCTTGTCTCATAGCTCCAGCAGTAGGGATAAACTTAATTGATATGTCCACAAAAAGTCAACGCGATCGCTTAGAAGTCATCTACACTCCAGACAGTAGAATCCACCATCCCCTGCAACTGTTTCAAGAAATGTATCGAGATTTGCTGGCTGCCCGCGAATTAGCTTGGCGATTGCTATTTCGCAACATAAAAGCTCAGTATCAGCAATCTTTTTTAGGAATTGCTTGGGCACTCATTCCACCAGCTTTAACCGCAGGTGGTTTTGCTTTTGCTAATCATACAGGATTGCTCAATATCGGGCAAACAGAGATTCCCTATCCAGCCTATGTGATGTTGGGTACAACCCTATGGCAAACCTTTCTAGAAGCTTTTAACGGTCCCCAAATAGCTATTAATACTTCTCGGACTCTCCTATCTCAAGTCAAGTTTCCCCATGAAGCAATTATTTTGTCTCAGGTAGGGCAAATTCTGTTTAATTTAACCATTAAGTTATTATTTGTTGTTATTCTATTCTTAGTCTTTCACGTTCAAGTCAGTTGGACTGTGATTTTAGTCCCTTTTAGCTTAATTGGTTTAGTAGCTTTAGGAATTTCATTAGGTTTATTGCTTGTTCCCATCACCAACTTGATTCAAGATATATCTAGAACCCTAGAAATCGTGATGTTGGGCTGGTTTTTTATCACACCAGTTGCTTATCCAGTCCCAACTCATGGCATACTTTCTGTGTTAGTTGGATTCAATCCCGTCACTCCCCTACTTGTTACCACGCGAGAGTTAATGACTACAGGAGTTGTCTCATCCCCTAGTGCTTTCTTTGCCTTGAGTATTCTATCTTTATTCGGACTAGGAATAGGTTGGGTTGTTTTTCGTCTAGCCATACCGTTTCTAGTAGAAAGAATTAGTTAATTAATTGTTAATATGTCAGTTGAGCCAAATTGCGATCGTGAAACTAATAGTGAGGTAATTTTATCTGTCAAAGATGTTTCTAAAAAATACTGTAGAAGTCTGAAAAAAGCTTATTTATACGGACTCAAAGATATTGGTTGTGAGTTGGTTGGTAAATCTAGAGACAGCCATAATTTACGGAATGGGGAATTTTGGGCGCTAAAAGATATTAGCTTAGAACTTAAGCGAGGCGAATCTATCGGATTTGTTGGGATTAATGGCAGTGGAAAAAGTACTCTGATTAAAATTATCGGAGGATTACTTAAACCCGATATTGGTTCTATTAAAGTCCGAGGTAGGGTAGCTACTTTAAACGTCTTAGGAGCAGGCTTCAACCCGCTTTTAAGCGGACGGGAAAACGTTTATATCAATATGTCTATTTTAGGTCTTTCTAAACAAGAAATTGATGAAAACTACGAACAAGTTCTAGATTTTGCTGAAATCTGGGATGCGATTGATTCACCAGTGAGAACCTATAGTTCTGGAATGAAAGCTAGATTGGGATTTGCTTGTGCTATTCATTCCCATCCAGATATTCTTCTAATTGATGAAGTGCTAGCAGTTGGTGATGCTAAGTTCAGAACTAAATGCTATCGCAAATTAGCCGAACTTCGCCAAGCAGGAACCTCTTTTGTGATGGTTTCTCACAGTGCTAATGTGATTCTTAAAACCTGCGATTATGCTATTTATTTGCGTAAAGGCAAGATAGTTATTAGCGGTGAAGCAAGTTTAGTCATGAAAGAATATGAGGAAGACTTATCAGGAAAAATAGTTAGTCAGTCACCAGGTATTTTAACGTTAGCAGAGAAAACAGAAACAGAAGATTTATCAATTACTTCTGTATGTTTTCAGAATCAAAATGGGCAAATTCTTCAGACGTTAATCAGTGGAAATCCAGCCTGTTTATCCATTCAATGCAAAGCTAACTCAAAAATAGAAAATGTTGGTTTGGGAGTCCTAATTAAAGAATTGAAAGAAGATGGAGATTGGACTCTAAATTTAAGTAGCGATAGTGATGGTCAAATATTAGAAATTTCGCCAGAAGAATCCGAGCTACAACTCGAATTTCCCTATTGTGGTTTGAAACCTGGGGTTTATGTGATGAAAATCACCATATTTAAGCACCCTTTTTATGTTTATGATATAGTCGAGTCTTTTAAGTTTGAAGTAACAGCCAAGCAAGCAATGAGTCAGTGTCTATATTATCAGCCTCACAGTTGGAAAGTTATCAATCGATCTTTACTGAAAATTGATAATTGATGCGTTCAATTCCCTAAAAACCCCAAATGCTTGAAATAACTAATGGATAAAATAAACTCAACTCATAGCTTCCCTCACAATCCTCCCTATCAAATTATTTA includes:
- a CDS encoding glycosyltransferase, whose protein sequence is MLIWKSQSDNIRVASNRYRCLFPVKYLKKIGYRSLIYSGKDRIHFYLKPDAIIFVKSFTPHDLNLAQTASQLGIPIILDICDNILADDYGFQSTIKPQEFFIEMSQLASVIVTTGEALKIAIENKLNISTPILIIPDGNETILDFDEYNLMIKANIYWKRIIYIFDPHFLVEKTQGTYKKFSQKISKSTINKFKLARKTLKKIINKFKFKIKKIYFYLNKSPLEDAIAYEVSGQDTIISAEPTTQDLIPDCSVEQPLGFKLVSASQPETSNFQIDPQESHQQLKQIIWFGNHGVKPGIGMLALLNIKDDLWEISQQVNFCLHIVSDNYEKYCQYIKPLPFPTRYTPWDFFVSRECISQSDVTIIPTSVDPFNVCKSANRAVLSLSLGVPVVATKTPALIPFQDCSILDDWKSGILSYLTNPELVDRHIAKAQEIISQDYSGEAIARQWADAINLVIAGKI
- a CDS encoding NAD-dependent epimerase/dehydratase family protein, whose translation is MNHQSLPQRFLITGGAGFIGSKLVLDLAKDSAAKIWILDSLNPQVHGENPPSPIFPANVTFVQGDIRDRHTVNEVISQAQPDVIVHMAAETGTGQSMDEIARYCEVNVTGTAILLEAIKQKTKHLTRLILPSSRAVYGEGPYLDLQTQTAIVPPARSVAAMQAGCFIPATTDGNLLQAIPTSEDIHPAPASIYASTKLMQEYLVTQAGIDASWKATILRLQNVYGPGQSLKNPYTGVLSIFSSQILAGKIINIYEDGNIVRDFVFIDDIIKAFKLACQTSLPHGTIVNIGSGQPTTILAVAQILLDLFGKSLDAYEITGDFRVGDIRHAVADISKAKKLLGWEPEFSLRQGLELLTDWCAR
- a CDS encoding glycosyltransferase, with product MSEKVRVFVGTDRSQLLAVKILEHSIKRNTTLDVEVIPMQDLPIRQPQDPRNSQRTGFSFSRFCIPKLAGYRGKAIYLDADMLVFKDIESLWNIPFDGAKVIIQENIPADKQTTDKIGAPQERVKQCSVMILDCDRLEWDIDQIIDGLDRGQYDYDDLMKNLCILKESEIKYGVPFKWNSLEYYDRETCLIHYTDMYTQPWISTENKNGYLWINEVRRMLKDGSLTMADVEKEIGLSYFRPSLIRDIKYLHLIPDFGQKTYQNANKNLDKQKKFVGHKEVYANKRRRMQAIADYERSLANIPQV
- a CDS encoding glycosyltransferase family protein, with product MILKKVFNIFAQKPQSKLIDNLEFSFSKSSSPNRLLIFVENINATYYLSFHYVLQLLYQQDRVNFFVVSSNTIEKNCNDAESDITALLNQIKPTVVILSRYGLPYGKLIQNKCQLQKIPTIYHIDDNLLEIPLSLGAGIQKQHGNSAVIEEREYLLANTDLIYTSTQYLGEKLNQRFPNQKVYYGIYAPYLASFIEVKKSAAIDLKKTFKFGYMGSKGHRQDLEMISGAIAQIMIDYPDVIFETFGTITVPDKLKVFGNRIVSHNVKVNYEQFLQYLYELDWDLGLAPLENTEFNKCKAPTKYIEYTACQIPTLASNFPVYNQFADGQEIVLAQSDRWYEKIKSLIDNPQRKSSLLENAQKRCDEQFNLKVLEQQIGEVVSIIKSQ
- a CDS encoding MBOAT family O-acyltransferase, coding for MLFNSLEFFLLLIITLLLYWQSSSLYWRQNILLISSFIFYASWSTPYLILFLLLIVIAYFLGLKISQRNQQRWLSASVIFFLSILAIFKYTNFGLALIQNVVKSLGIDIPISPLVIQLPLGISFIVFEFIAYLVDVRRQTTSSEKSLRLFTLFIMLFPHLIAGPICRSNQLIPQLKIKIPFNFHQFTGGIVLLMAGLLLKVGIADGIAPFVDSVFSSSQEVERGSILLGTLGFGVQVFCDFWGYSTMAVGAAQLFGIDIPINFNLPYLATSLREFWRRWHITLSTWLRDYLYIPLGGSRQGNWQTARNLMITMGLCGLWHGAGINFIIWGLLHGFYLVLERGCIHLFKPIKKSFGGKAIGLIWVPFGWLITIGFVSVTWIFFRAKTIEDSFSMLGTLFNPTSAIDLKSAPTSFYILLLAFICLHIPLSKLIDLMQTDKISINWRIVAAGWLLVLSIVMSAGESVQFIYFEF
- a CDS encoding class I SAM-dependent methyltransferase produces the protein MNTVINHDEIRQGLMKLEPSIPWAHYFNFGHGIETVTPESEQFYNKAIGLGKLADLLVETIPLNCRRGTLKGLRMLDLASAEGAHSIQLAKEGAEVLGVEGRQLYVDRAKFAAQVLGVEKASFQQGDVRQVNPLAIGTFEFVLFSGILHHLGQNDFEEMIETLASLTEDTLLLYTHVSTPESIERFRLQGPVKTANGYEGYLFREHKDNASEQERYQKVRASLDNTFSFWATEKSLIEAVNKAGFKCISKLLQPHLFNWDAASYRLIIIARK
- a CDS encoding ABC transporter permease yields the protein MSTKSQRDRLEVIYTPDSRIHHPLQLFQEMYRDLLAARELAWRLLFRNIKAQYQQSFLGIAWALIPPALTAGGFAFANHTGLLNIGQTEIPYPAYVMLGTTLWQTFLEAFNGPQIAINTSRTLLSQVKFPHEAIILSQVGQILFNLTIKLLFVVILFLVFHVQVSWTVILVPFSLIGLVALGISLGLLLVPITNLIQDISRTLEIVMLGWFFITPVAYPVPTHGILSVLVGFNPVTPLLVTTRELMTTGVVSSPSAFFALSILSLFGLGIGWVVFRLAIPFLVERIS
- a CDS encoding ABC transporter ATP-binding protein, which produces MSVEPNCDRETNSEVILSVKDVSKKYCRSLKKAYLYGLKDIGCELVGKSRDSHNLRNGEFWALKDISLELKRGESIGFVGINGSGKSTLIKIIGGLLKPDIGSIKVRGRVATLNVLGAGFNPLLSGRENVYINMSILGLSKQEIDENYEQVLDFAEIWDAIDSPVRTYSSGMKARLGFACAIHSHPDILLIDEVLAVGDAKFRTKCYRKLAELRQAGTSFVMVSHSANVILKTCDYAIYLRKGKIVISGEASLVMKEYEEDLSGKIVSQSPGILTLAEKTETEDLSITSVCFQNQNGQILQTLISGNPACLSIQCKANSKIENVGLGVLIKELKEDGDWTLNLSSDSDGQILEISPEESELQLEFPYCGLKPGVYVMKITIFKHPFYVYDIVESFKFEVTAKQAMSQCLYYQPHSWKVINRSLLKIDN